From Xylanivirga thermophila, the proteins below share one genomic window:
- a CDS encoding nucleoid-associated protein: MYIEKTILHILDSSLGVPILSEEEHPYDENIIDFMEGHIEKAFKDINAKKAFFDVGKNTVQDLCMDISNDNTTFIEKTKEFAQLMYNIMNENITIPPCDLVCSLFNGDGKKYLGFFILNYKSSYIHYVEETQNKRINKVIKQRTTLPNENQKIDEFIIIDLEDYSILLKEKKHEISGQKEYYISKYLLKSKDTLSDKEKVNIVAKVSKKIVQDYYEDDITKMAEIKNAMVQSIEKTDTIDIDHIKREAFTKNLELQDIYEEEIKKRGLTEKTIEVNEDLNKKIPRTQKLVTDDGIEIKIPVSYLTNDNKIEFVNNTDGTISILLKSIRNIKSK, encoded by the coding sequence GTGTATATTGAAAAAACAATATTACATATTTTAGATAGTTCACTAGGAGTACCTATTTTATCCGAAGAAGAACACCCCTATGATGAAAATATAATAGATTTTATGGAAGGGCATATCGAAAAGGCATTCAAGGATATAAATGCTAAAAAGGCCTTTTTTGATGTTGGGAAAAATACAGTGCAAGATCTATGTATGGATATTTCAAATGACAATACTACATTTATAGAAAAAACTAAAGAATTTGCCCAACTTATGTATAATATAATGAATGAAAATATAACCATACCCCCTTGTGACCTAGTTTGTTCACTTTTTAATGGAGATGGTAAAAAATACTTAGGCTTCTTTATATTAAATTATAAATCTTCCTATATACACTATGTAGAAGAAACCCAAAATAAAAGAATTAATAAGGTGATAAAGCAAAGAACAACTCTGCCAAATGAAAATCAAAAAATAGATGAGTTTATAATAATAGATTTGGAAGACTATTCAATATTGCTAAAAGAAAAAAAACACGAAATTAGTGGGCAAAAGGAATACTATATCTCTAAATATTTACTGAAATCAAAAGATACATTATCAGATAAGGAAAAGGTAAATATAGTGGCTAAAGTTTCAAAAAAAATAGTACAGGATTATTATGAAGATGATATAACAAAAATGGCAGAAATAAAAAATGCCATGGTTCAAAGTATTGAAAAAACCGATACCATAGATATAGATCATATAAAAAGAGAGGCGTTCACAAAAAATCTAGAATTACAAGATATATATGAAGAGGAGATAAAAAAAAGAGGCTTGACAGAAAAAACTATAGAAGTAAATGAGGATTTGAATAAAAAAATTCCCAGAACTCAAAAATTAGTGACAGATGACGGCATAGAAATAAAAATTCCCGTGTCTTATCTAACTAATGATAATAAAATAGAATTTGTGAACAATACTGATGGAACCATATCCATCCTTCTTAAAAGTATTAGAAACATAAAAAGCAAATAA